The following proteins are encoded in a genomic region of Rhizobium sp. CCGE531:
- a CDS encoding GH25 family lysozyme — protein sequence MRRLLACLLPLALFLNSCTTGYDALSTAALPKTRFSDTKPQDFGRDHPQRHPIHGIDISKWQGDIDWKAVKGSGVAFVFIKATEGKDRIDPRFTEYWQEASAAGLLHAPYHFFYFCSTADEQADWFIRNVPKDTMALPPVVDVEWNPGSPTCKTRPAPETVRTEIKRFMDRLEAYYGKRPIIYTSVDFHRENLVGYFKDYHFWVRSVAKHPKEIYADRSWAFWQYTSTGVIPGIKGPTDINVFSGSERNWQNWVAAVEKQGNS from the coding sequence ATGCGCCGGCTTCTGGCATGCCTACTGCCGCTCGCCCTTTTCTTGAATAGTTGCACGACAGGCTATGACGCTCTCTCGACGGCAGCCCTTCCCAAGACCAGGTTCAGCGATACGAAGCCGCAGGATTTCGGCCGCGACCATCCGCAGCGCCATCCTATCCACGGCATCGACATTTCCAAATGGCAGGGCGATATCGATTGGAAAGCCGTGAAGGGCTCAGGTGTGGCCTTCGTCTTCATCAAGGCGACCGAGGGCAAGGACCGGATCGATCCGCGCTTTACCGAATACTGGCAGGAAGCCAGTGCCGCGGGACTTCTGCACGCGCCCTATCATTTCTTTTATTTCTGCTCCACCGCCGACGAGCAGGCCGACTGGTTCATCCGCAACGTGCCGAAGGATACAATGGCGCTTCCGCCAGTCGTCGACGTCGAATGGAACCCAGGCTCCCCGACCTGCAAGACCAGACCGGCTCCTGAAACGGTGCGAACGGAAATCAAGCGCTTCATGGATCGCCTCGAAGCCTATTACGGCAAACGCCCGATCATCTATACGTCGGTCGATTTTCATCGCGAAAATCTCGTCGGCTATTTCAAGGATTACCACTTCTGGGTCCGCTCGGTCGCCAAGCATCCGAAAGAGATCTATGCCGATCGCAGCTGGGCCTTCTGGCAATATACCTCGACCGGGGTTATCCCCGGTATCAAAGGTCCGACTGATATCAATGTTTTCTCCGGCTCCGAGCGGAACTGGCAAAACTGGGTGGCGGCAGTAGAAAAGCAAGGAAATTCTTAA
- a CDS encoding lytic murein transglycosylase has product MDRHTIRRSALALLFASAMTGTALAQSAAPAAVPPASSDATPKVACGGDLASFLAGVKAEAIADGANAAAADKTLAGAQIDQKVLAMDRSQGVFRQTFLEFSQRTVSQGRLDIGRQKMKQYADVFAKAEKDYGVPPGVITAFWAMETDFGAVQGNFNTRNALVTLSHDCRRPDFFRPRLIALIELVQRGDVDPETTTGAWAGEIGQTQMLPPDIIAYGTDGDGDGHVNLKSSAPDVILTTARFLQHLGFQRGQPWLQEVTVPDNLPWEKSGIGGTLTAADWFQLGIKPRDGDTNFGSLPAALILPQGRKGPAFLTYPNYNTYLGWNQSFIYTTSAAYFATRFAGIPPYNKGMPEGGLNDTDMKALQTKLVARGYDVGKIDGILGSGTRIAIQKEQFRLGMPADGWATTALLNAL; this is encoded by the coding sequence ATGGATCGTCACACCATTCGACGCAGCGCTCTTGCGTTGCTCTTCGCTTCAGCCATGACCGGTACGGCTCTGGCTCAGAGCGCGGCTCCGGCCGCAGTGCCGCCCGCCAGCAGCGACGCCACTCCGAAAGTAGCCTGTGGTGGCGATCTCGCGAGCTTCCTGGCTGGTGTGAAAGCTGAAGCGATTGCTGATGGCGCCAATGCCGCCGCGGCCGACAAGACGCTGGCCGGCGCGCAGATCGACCAGAAGGTTCTCGCCATGGACCGCAGCCAGGGCGTCTTCCGCCAGACCTTCCTCGAATTCTCTCAGCGTACCGTCAGCCAGGGCCGTCTCGATATCGGCCGCCAAAAGATGAAGCAATATGCCGACGTCTTCGCCAAGGCCGAAAAGGACTATGGCGTTCCTCCCGGCGTCATCACCGCCTTCTGGGCCATGGAAACGGACTTTGGCGCCGTTCAGGGCAATTTCAACACCCGCAACGCGCTGGTCACCCTCTCGCACGATTGCCGCCGGCCGGACTTCTTCCGTCCGCGCCTGATCGCGCTGATCGAGCTGGTGCAGCGTGGCGACGTTGACCCGGAAACGACCACGGGTGCATGGGCTGGCGAAATCGGCCAGACGCAGATGCTGCCCCCCGATATCATCGCTTACGGCACCGATGGTGATGGCGATGGCCATGTGAATTTGAAGAGCAGCGCGCCCGACGTCATCCTGACCACGGCAAGGTTCCTTCAGCACCTTGGCTTCCAGCGCGGTCAACCCTGGCTGCAGGAAGTCACGGTACCGGATAATCTCCCCTGGGAAAAATCCGGTATCGGCGGCACGCTCACGGCAGCTGATTGGTTCCAGCTCGGCATCAAGCCCCGCGACGGCGACACGAACTTCGGTTCATTGCCCGCTGCCCTCATCCTGCCGCAGGGCCGCAAGGGTCCGGCCTTCCTGACCTATCCGAATTACAATACCTATCTCGGCTGGAACCAGTCGTTCATCTACACAACATCCGCAGCCTATTTCGCCACCCGGTTTGCCGGCATTCCGCCCTACAACAAGGGCATGCCCGAGGGGGGCCTGAACGACACCGACATGAAGGCGCTTCAGACCAAGCTCGTGGCGCGCGGCTACGATGTCGGCAAGATCGACGGCATTCTCGGCTCCGGCACACGCATCGCCATCCAGAAGGAACAATTCCGCCTCGGCATGCCGGCGGACGGCTGGGCAACCACTGCGCTCCTCAACGCGCTTTGA
- a CDS encoding DMT family transporter, producing MGNENRMSASTWGLLLLLGLIWGGSFFFARIAVHHVPPFTLVLLRLSLAALALHLYLAGRFGIYQVLRTQWRQFLLLGLINNAVPHTLIFFGQTQMGAGLASILNATTPIWTVLIGNQLTTDERLTPAKLIGCFTGLIGTAVLLGPSVTTGGSVPFWALSLPILAAISYGFAAIYAKRFKGIAPPVVAAGQLTGSSLIMLPVAMIVDQPWSLAAPPATAIAAIPGLALLSTAFAYILYFRIMALAGATNASLVTLLVPPSALLLGFLFLDERLGFAEIAGMLLIGAGLLVLDGRLYAWMKHGVRTRAT from the coding sequence ATGGGTAACGAAAACAGGATGAGTGCCTCGACCTGGGGGCTGCTTCTATTGCTGGGGCTGATCTGGGGCGGTTCGTTCTTCTTTGCCCGTATTGCGGTCCATCACGTTCCGCCCTTTACGCTCGTCCTTCTGCGCCTGTCACTGGCAGCGCTAGCACTGCATCTCTACCTTGCCGGTCGCTTTGGCATTTATCAGGTGTTGCGGACCCAATGGCGGCAATTTCTCCTGCTGGGGCTCATCAACAATGCCGTGCCGCATACCCTGATCTTCTTCGGTCAGACGCAGATGGGCGCCGGTCTTGCCTCCATCCTCAACGCGACCACGCCGATCTGGACCGTCCTGATCGGCAACCAGCTGACCACCGACGAACGCCTCACTCCGGCCAAGCTCATCGGCTGTTTCACAGGGCTGATCGGGACGGCAGTGCTACTCGGACCAAGCGTCACCACCGGCGGCTCTGTTCCCTTCTGGGCGCTGTCGCTGCCAATTCTCGCGGCGATTTCCTATGGTTTTGCCGCGATCTACGCCAAGCGCTTCAAGGGCATCGCCCCACCCGTCGTTGCGGCCGGTCAATTGACCGGCTCCTCGCTGATCATGTTGCCGGTCGCTATGATCGTTGACCAACCCTGGTCTCTTGCGGCGCCGCCGGCGACGGCGATAGCCGCTATTCCGGGCTTGGCGCTGCTGTCGACAGCTTTCGCCTATATTCTCTACTTTCGCATCATGGCGCTTGCCGGCGCCACGAACGCTTCGCTTGTGACCCTGCTGGTGCCGCCGAGCGCCCTTCTGCTTGGCTTCTTGTTCCTGGATGAGCGACTTGGCTTCGCTGAGATCGCCGGCATGTTGCTGATCGGCGCGGGCCTGCTTGTCCTTGACGGCCGGCTTTATGCATGGATGAAACACGGCGTAAGAACGCGCGCAACATGA
- the metF gene encoding methylenetetrahydrofolate reductase [NAD(P)H] → MSSRSENRNDGIRVSFEFFPPKSEEAEQQLWATVADLSDWEPEFVSVTYGAGGTTKAPTLSAVRKMIHETPFTTASHLTCVGATREDTHRVIDEFLAAGVHRFVALRGDPPGGVGSAYQPHPGGYANAAELVGALRERGDFDISVSAYPEKHPESRDTAADIDMLKRKAENGADRALTQFFFDNDAFERYHDRVRAAGVWIPIVPGIMPIQNLTQLKRFAGACGASIPSRLDKRFDGLDENVEERAKVAADVAAEQIQDLIRRGIHEFHLYTMNRSPLVSAVLERLGLQRKVDARAGAAA, encoded by the coding sequence ATGTCTTCGAGATCCGAAAATCGGAATGACGGTATCCGCGTCTCCTTCGAGTTTTTTCCGCCGAAGTCGGAAGAAGCGGAGCAGCAGCTATGGGCCACCGTTGCAGACCTTAGCGATTGGGAGCCAGAGTTCGTTTCCGTGACCTACGGTGCAGGCGGCACGACCAAGGCCCCGACGCTTTCCGCCGTGCGCAAGATGATCCATGAAACACCGTTCACGACGGCATCGCATCTCACCTGTGTCGGTGCGACGCGCGAAGATACGCATCGTGTGATCGACGAGTTCCTTGCCGCGGGTGTTCACCGTTTCGTCGCTCTGCGCGGTGATCCGCCTGGTGGTGTCGGCTCGGCCTATCAGCCGCATCCGGGCGGTTACGCCAATGCCGCCGAACTGGTGGGGGCTTTGCGCGAGCGCGGCGATTTCGATATTTCTGTATCCGCCTATCCGGAAAAACATCCGGAGAGCCGCGATACCGCTGCGGATATCGACATGCTGAAGCGCAAGGCCGAGAATGGCGCCGACCGGGCGCTGACCCAGTTCTTCTTCGATAATGATGCGTTCGAGCGCTATCATGATCGCGTTCGCGCGGCCGGCGTCTGGATTCCCATCGTGCCCGGTATCATGCCGATCCAGAACCTCACCCAGCTCAAGCGCTTTGCCGGCGCCTGTGGCGCCAGCATCCCGTCCCGGCTTGACAAGCGTTTCGACGGCCTGGACGAGAATGTCGAGGAGCGCGCCAAGGTCGCCGCGGACGTCGCAGCCGAGCAGATCCAGGATCTGATACGTCGCGGCATTCATGAGTTTCATCTCTACACGATGAATCGCTCGCCGCTCGTCTCAGCCGTCCTCGAACGGCTTGGCCTTCAGCGCAAGGTGGATGCGCGCGCCGGCGCGGCCGCCTAA
- a CDS encoding metalloregulator ArsR/SmtB family transcription factor has translation MMDLVKLGLDEVVDVLKAVGEPTRLRLLALLAASDLTVTDLTEILGQSQPRISRHLKLLGEAGLIDRYQEGAWAYFRLKQEGKAVTLARSLLRHTAEKDTVLLRDGERLTSVKRIRAERAQAYFSRNAAEWDELRRLHVADEDVDKALIELIGPQPIDSFLDLGTGTGRMLQLLAGHYRRAVGIDASRDMLAVARANLDRANITAASVRHGDIFNLPLEQQDFDLITIHQVLHFLDQPEIAVAEAARMLRPGGRLVIIDLAPHGLEYLRDEHAHLRLGFSHQAMSDWLKLAGLDVERVQDLHSGREGGQALTVSIWLARDPRLLIAADQGHQSSPMLAGRV, from the coding sequence TTGATGGATTTGGTTAAACTCGGCTTGGATGAGGTGGTGGATGTGCTGAAGGCGGTCGGCGAGCCGACGCGGCTACGTCTTCTGGCACTCCTTGCGGCTAGCGATCTGACCGTCACCGATCTTACCGAAATTCTCGGCCAGTCGCAGCCGCGTATTTCCCGACACTTGAAGCTGCTTGGTGAAGCCGGCCTGATCGATCGCTATCAGGAAGGCGCCTGGGCCTATTTCCGTTTGAAGCAGGAGGGCAAGGCGGTGACGCTGGCTCGCAGCCTTCTGCGCCATACCGCGGAAAAGGATACGGTTCTGCTGCGTGACGGCGAGCGCCTAACTTCGGTCAAGCGCATCCGCGCCGAACGCGCGCAGGCCTATTTCAGCCGAAACGCCGCCGAGTGGGACGAACTGCGTCGCCTGCATGTCGCGGACGAGGATGTCGACAAGGCGCTGATCGAGCTGATCGGCCCGCAGCCGATCGATTCCTTCCTCGATCTCGGCACTGGCACGGGGCGGATGCTTCAGCTCCTGGCAGGGCACTATCGCCGCGCCGTCGGCATCGATGCCAGCCGTGACATGCTCGCGGTCGCCCGCGCCAATCTCGATCGCGCCAATATCACCGCCGCATCGGTGCGTCATGGCGATATTTTCAACCTGCCGCTCGAGCAGCAGGACTTCGATCTGATCACCATCCATCAGGTGCTGCATTTCCTCGATCAGCCGGAGATCGCCGTTGCCGAGGCGGCGCGAATGCTGCGGCCTGGCGGCAGGCTTGTCATCATCGATCTCGCGCCGCACGGGCTTGAATATTTGCGCGACGAGCATGCGCATCTGCGTCTAGGCTTCTCGCATCAGGCCATGTCGGATTGGCTGAAGCTGGCGGGACTGGATGTCGAGCGCGTGCAGGACCTCCATTCGGGGAGGGAAGGCGGCCAGGCGCTGACAGTCAGCATCTGGCTGGCGCGCGATCCGCGGCTGCTGATCGCAGCCGACCAAGGCCACCAGTCGTCCCCCATGCTCGCCGGGAGAGTTTGA
- the tnpA gene encoding IS200/IS605 family transposase, which produces MDEQTLSHATWDCKYHVVFGSKYRTKRLYGDVRRELGELLRRLAQQKGCQIEEGHLMPDHVHMLISIPPKYSVAHIVGFLKGKTALYVANKYARKRRYKGYHFWARGYFVSTTGYNEQVVRQYIRNQEKADKASDFADLFNRSY; this is translated from the coding sequence ATGGATGAGCAAACGCTCTCGCATGCGACGTGGGACTGCAAGTATCACGTTGTTTTTGGCAGCAAATACCGAACGAAAAGACTTTACGGGGACGTGCGGCGTGAGTTGGGAGAACTCTTACGTCGGCTGGCACAGCAGAAAGGCTGCCAGATCGAAGAGGGTCATTTGATGCCCGACCATGTGCATATGCTGATATCGATCCCGCCGAAATATTCGGTTGCGCATATTGTTGGCTTTCTGAAGGGCAAGACGGCGCTTTATGTTGCCAACAAATATGCGCGCAAGCGGCGCTACAAGGGTTATCACTTTTGGGCGCGCGGGTATTTCGTATCGACGACGGGCTACAACGAGCAGGTCGTCAGACAATATATCCGTAATCAGGAAAAGGCCGACAAAGCTTCCGACTTTGCCGACCTCTTCAATCGTAGCTACTAA
- the ettA gene encoding energy-dependent translational throttle protein EttA yields the protein MARQFIYHMAGLNKAYGAKKILENIHLSFYPDAKIGILGPNGAGKSTVLRIMAGLDKEYTGEAWLAEGATIGYLAQEPQLDPAKTALENVMEGVAAKTDVLNRYNELMMNYSDETAEEGAKLQDIIDSQNLWDLESQVEMAMDALRCPPGDADVTKLSGGERRRVALCKLLLSQPDVLLLDEPTNHLDAETIAWLEKHLRAYPGAVLMITHDRYFLDNVTGWILELDRGRGIPYEGNYSSYLLAKAKRMQQEGREEAGRQKAIAREQEWIASSPKARQSKSKARIRAYDELVDAAENQRPGDAQIIIPVGERLGQVVIEMEGITKGYGDRVLIEDLTLKLPPGGIVGVIGPNGAGKTTLFRMITGQEKPDSGSIRIGDSVHLGYVDQSRDALDGGKTVWEEISGGAEVIKLGKYEMNSRAYCATFNFKGGDQQQKVGNLSGGQRNRVHLAKMLKAGGNVLLLDEPTNDLDTETLGALEIALENFAGCAVIISHDRMFLDRLATHILAFEGDSHVEWFEGNFEDYEQDKMRRLGVDSINPSRVTYKRLTR from the coding sequence ATGGCACGTCAGTTCATTTATCATATGGCCGGTCTGAATAAGGCCTATGGCGCCAAGAAGATCCTGGAGAATATTCATCTCTCCTTCTACCCCGACGCCAAGATCGGTATTCTCGGTCCGAACGGTGCGGGTAAGTCGACGGTGCTGCGCATCATGGCCGGCCTCGACAAGGAATATACCGGCGAGGCATGGCTGGCCGAAGGCGCCACCATCGGCTATCTGGCCCAGGAGCCGCAACTCGATCCTGCGAAGACTGCGCTCGAAAACGTCATGGAAGGCGTTGCGGCGAAGACCGACGTCCTCAATCGCTACAACGAATTGATGATGAACTATTCCGACGAGACGGCGGAAGAGGGTGCCAAGCTCCAGGACATCATCGACAGCCAGAACCTTTGGGATCTGGAAAGCCAGGTTGAGATGGCGATGGACGCGCTGCGCTGCCCGCCCGGCGATGCGGACGTCACCAAACTCTCGGGCGGCGAACGCCGACGTGTGGCCTTGTGCAAGCTACTGCTGTCGCAGCCGGACGTGCTGCTGCTCGACGAACCGACCAACCATCTCGACGCCGAAACCATCGCCTGGCTGGAAAAGCACCTGCGTGCCTATCCGGGCGCCGTGCTGATGATCACCCACGATCGCTACTTCCTGGATAACGTCACCGGCTGGATTCTCGAACTCGACCGCGGCCGCGGCATTCCCTACGAAGGCAACTACTCCTCGTACTTGCTGGCGAAGGCGAAGCGCATGCAGCAGGAAGGTCGCGAAGAGGCCGGCCGCCAGAAGGCGATCGCACGCGAACAGGAATGGATCGCCTCCAGCCCGAAAGCGCGCCAGTCGAAGTCCAAGGCCCGTATCCGCGCCTATGACGAATTGGTCGATGCCGCCGAGAACCAGCGTCCCGGCGATGCGCAGATCATTATTCCGGTCGGCGAGCGTCTCGGCCAGGTCGTCATCGAAATGGAAGGCATCACCAAGGGCTATGGCGACCGCGTATTGATCGAAGACCTGACGCTGAAGCTGCCGCCTGGCGGCATCGTCGGCGTGATCGGTCCGAACGGCGCCGGCAAGACGACGCTTTTCCGCATGATCACCGGCCAGGAAAAGCCGGATAGCGGTTCTATCCGCATCGGCGACAGCGTTCATCTCGGCTATGTCGACCAGAGCCGCGATGCGCTCGATGGCGGCAAGACTGTCTGGGAGGAAATCTCCGGCGGCGCCGAAGTCATCAAGCTCGGCAAGTATGAAATGAACTCAAGAGCCTATTGCGCGACGTTCAATTTCAAGGGCGGTGACCAGCAACAGAAGGTCGGTAACCTCTCCGGCGGCCAGCGCAACCGCGTCCATCTCGCCAAGATGCTGAAGGCCGGTGGCAACGTTCTGCTGCTCGACGAACCGACCAACGACCTTGATACCGAAACGCTCGGCGCTCTCGAAATCGCTCTCGAAAACTTCGCCGGCTGCGCCGTCATCATCAGCCACGATCGCATGTTCCTCGACCGTCTGGCCACACACATCCTTGCTTTCGAAGGTGACAGCCATGTCGAATGGTTCGAAGGCAACTTCGAGGATTACGAACAGGACAAGATGCGTCGTCTCGGCGTTGACAGCATCAATCCGAGCCGCGTCACCTACAAGCGACTGACGCGATAA
- a CDS encoding ribonuclease, translating to MRQLLRVFAVVFLSVGTAASAMAQEHSRGRTRFILAASWEPAFCATNQKKAECRSQSSSNHDATNFSLHGLWPMRQEYCDVSEDLKQADRGRDWKDLPAVELSQEVKAKLDKAMPGTQSGLERHEWIKHGTCTKLSADKYFSIAAGLIAELNASSVRQLFAENIGKELDAESIKAAFDQSFGEGANARIKMSCRRVGDVRMISELTIGLSEDAIEPQQGNEPRLAKLIQSAGSTAFGCDRGVVDAAGF from the coding sequence ATGAGGCAGTTGCTTCGGGTATTTGCAGTTGTATTTCTTTCGGTCGGAACGGCCGCCAGCGCCATGGCGCAGGAGCATAGCCGTGGGCGGACGCGTTTTATCCTGGCCGCAAGCTGGGAACCGGCATTTTGCGCGACGAACCAGAAGAAGGCCGAATGCCGGAGCCAATCGTCGAGCAATCATGATGCCACGAACTTCTCGCTGCATGGCCTGTGGCCTATGCGGCAGGAATATTGCGATGTTTCGGAGGATTTGAAGCAGGCGGATCGCGGCCGCGACTGGAAGGATCTGCCGGCGGTGGAGCTGTCGCAGGAGGTCAAGGCGAAGCTGGACAAGGCAATGCCGGGCACGCAATCCGGCCTCGAGCGGCATGAGTGGATCAAGCACGGCACTTGTACGAAGCTCAGCGCCGACAAATATTTTTCAATCGCCGCCGGCCTGATCGCCGAACTCAATGCGTCGTCCGTGCGCCAGCTCTTCGCGGAGAATATCGGCAAGGAACTCGATGCCGAAAGCATCAAGGCTGCCTTCGACCAGAGCTTCGGCGAGGGCGCCAATGCGCGCATCAAGATGAGCTGCCGTCGGGTCGGCGATGTCAGGATGATTTCGGAGCTGACCATCGGCCTCTCGGAAGATGCGATCGAGCCACAGCAGGGTAACGAGCCGCGGCTCGCCAAACTGATCCAAAGCGCGGGCAGCACCGCCTTCGGCTGCGACCGCGGCGTGGTGGATGCCGCCGGTTTCTGA